From one Thermatribacter velox genomic stretch:
- a CDS encoding NAD(P)-dependent oxidoreductase translates to MDQNVIKILCAHGVPEEMKKRLAEIGQVFSLNSHDEVEIKEAIRDKHVFVVRSKPRVTRDIIESASQLKVVARPGVGIDNIDQEACREKGIRIINTPEASTSSVAELTIGLAIALLRRIYYGCNLLKRGEWVKGKCTGRTIEGKTWGVIGFGGIGRRVAELVKAFGAEVYAYDPYVEEGVFVEKGVRRALSLNELLAKSDIVSLHVVLNQETENMISEEAISKMKRGAYLINTSRGKVVDQKALYQALLSGQLGGVALDVYDTEPPTDQELLGLENVICTPHIGGNTEEVFVRATDILIVKLKEVLGLSGGQPLGY, encoded by the coding sequence GTGGATCAGAATGTGATAAAAATTCTTTGTGCACATGGCGTTCCGGAAGAAATGAAAAAACGTTTGGCCGAAATTGGCCAGGTTTTTTCCTTAAACTCCCACGATGAGGTGGAGATTAAAGAGGCCATTCGGGATAAGCACGTTTTTGTGGTGCGTTCCAAGCCCAGAGTTACCAGGGATATTATTGAGAGCGCTTCCCAGCTTAAGGTTGTGGCTCGTCCCGGTGTGGGCATTGACAACATTGATCAGGAAGCCTGCCGGGAAAAGGGCATAAGAATAATCAACACTCCAGAAGCTTCTACTTCCAGCGTGGCAGAGCTTACCATTGGTTTGGCCATTGCTCTTTTGAGGCGTATTTACTACGGGTGTAATCTTTTGAAGCGTGGCGAATGGGTTAAGGGTAAATGTACGGGGCGCACCATTGAGGGCAAGACCTGGGGAGTCATCGGATTTGGAGGTATCGGACGCCGTGTGGCGGAACTGGTAAAGGCTTTTGGTGCCGAAGTATATGCCTATGACCCTTACGTTGAAGAAGGTGTATTTGTTGAAAAGGGTGTCAGGAGAGCGCTTAGCCTTAATGAGCTTTTAGCTAAAAGTGACATTGTCTCTCTCCATGTTGTACTTAACCAGGAGACGGAGAACATGATTTCTGAGGAAGCAATTTCCAAAATGAAAAGAGGTGCTTATCTCATTAATACTTCTCGTGGCAAGGTTGTTGATCAGAAAGCTCTTTATCAGGCTCTCCTCTCTGGCCAGCTGGGTGGTGTTGCTCTGGATGTTTATGATACAGAACCACCTACGGATCAAGAGTTGTTGGGTCTTGAAAACGTGATTTGCACTCCTCATATTGGTGGTAATACTGAAGAGGTTTTCGTGCGGGCGACTGATATTTTGATCGTAAAGCTAAAAGAAGTCCTGGGTCTGAGTGGGGGACAGCCCTTGGGTTATTAG
- a CDS encoding GntR family transcriptional regulator → MENKKKEPVQARMAMIFEAESGNTLSNKIYEILLNKIINGEIKPGTRLIERDLAEEFGVSRTPIREALNKLAKDDLIEVMPHRGAYVKGLKAKDIVEIYDIRASLERLALRLAIPSIPSSEIKRLKYMVKHNSSNTTENEIQHLVSMDREFHRLIASYCDNRRLVAMLENLANVVNVFRIMDAPIEDRAKKALQEHLAILDAIEKRDVELACKLITEHIEASKQSILRHFGHILR, encoded by the coding sequence TTGGAAAATAAAAAGAAAGAACCCGTACAAGCGAGAATGGCGATGATCTTTGAAGCTGAGAGTGGTAATACTCTGTCTAACAAGATATACGAAATTCTTTTAAATAAAATTATTAATGGGGAAATAAAACCCGGTACACGACTTATTGAAAGAGACCTTGCTGAGGAATTTGGCGTAAGCAGAACTCCAATCAGGGAAGCCCTAAACAAGCTGGCCAAAGACGACCTGATAGAAGTGATGCCCCACCGAGGGGCCTACGTGAAAGGGTTAAAAGCCAAGGATATCGTTGAAATATACGATATTCGCGCCTCTTTAGAGAGATTAGCGCTTAGACTGGCAATTCCCTCGATTCCCTCCTCGGAAATCAAACGTTTAAAGTATATGGTAAAACACAATAGCTCTAACACTACTGAAAATGAAATTCAACACCTGGTAAGTATGGATCGGGAATTTCACAGGCTTATTGCCAGTTACTGCGATAATAGGCGTTTAGTGGCTATGCTTGAAAACCTGGCCAACGTGGTAAACGTTTTTCGAATTATGGATGCGCCAATTGAAGATAGGGCCAAAAAGGCGCTTCAGGAACATCTTGCAATTCTAGATGCTATAGAGAAACGAGATGTAGAGCTTGCCTGCAAACTGATCACTGAGCACATCGAAGCCAGCAAGCAGAGCATATTGAGGCACTTCGGTCATATATTACGTTAA
- a CDS encoding TRAP transporter substrate-binding protein, with the protein MKFFRKTLLIIAVLSLCLIFSSSLISAQEKVTIRLASAFEPEHILCKTAEKFKELVESQSGGAIKVELFLGGVMGSEEEITESVSIGAVEAQVGGGLPIKTFAPDYYFFDSPYVMKDWEHFKRVFYGELGQKMREEIEKKGNTMYLGIVYRGLRHFTSNKPVRTPDDVKGIKLRLPQLPTWIAVWKEIGALPVPVPLTELFTALQTGVADASEGDVTQIYSFHLYEVQKYLSLTGHLVQTGGLTINKAFFDKLPDEYKNIIVEAGKEACDWGTQQILEGEEDIIKQLEEAGMTVIRDVDQEAFREKAKPAVEKLFETEWTVTTWEEILSY; encoded by the coding sequence GTGAAATTCTTCAGAAAAACCCTGTTAATAATAGCTGTCTTAAGTCTCTGTTTAATCTTTTCCAGCTCCCTCATCAGCGCCCAGGAAAAAGTTACCATCAGGTTGGCAAGTGCTTTTGAGCCTGAACACATCCTGTGTAAAACTGCAGAAAAGTTCAAGGAACTCGTTGAATCACAAAGTGGTGGAGCCATAAAAGTAGAGCTCTTTTTAGGTGGTGTGATGGGTTCTGAAGAAGAAATTACTGAATCAGTCAGCATAGGAGCAGTCGAAGCACAAGTAGGAGGCGGATTGCCCATTAAAACTTTTGCTCCAGACTACTATTTCTTTGACTCTCCTTACGTAATGAAAGATTGGGAACACTTTAAGAGAGTTTTTTACGGAGAGTTAGGACAAAAAATGCGCGAAGAAATTGAGAAAAAAGGAAACACCATGTATCTCGGCATCGTTTACCGTGGATTACGCCATTTTACCAGCAACAAGCCTGTTCGTACCCCCGATGATGTAAAAGGCATAAAACTGAGACTTCCTCAGCTTCCCACCTGGATTGCAGTCTGGAAAGAAATCGGTGCCCTTCCAGTGCCTGTGCCCCTTACAGAGCTCTTTACAGCTCTCCAGACCGGCGTTGCAGATGCTTCGGAGGGAGATGTGACCCAAATCTACTCCTTCCACCTTTACGAAGTGCAGAAATACCTCTCTCTCACTGGTCATCTGGTGCAGACAGGAGGTCTGACCATCAACAAAGCGTTTTTCGACAAACTTCCTGACGAGTATAAGAATATAATCGTCGAAGCCGGCAAAGAAGCTTGTGACTGGGGTACCCAGCAAATACTTGAAGGAGAAGAAGACATAATCAAGCAGCTTGAAGAAGCTGGAATGACAGTAATTAGAGATGTGGACCAGGAGGCATTCCGTGAAAAAGCCAAACCAGCAGTGGAAAAACTCTTTGAAACAGAGTGGACAGTAACCACTTGGGAAGAAATCCTCTCCTATTGA
- a CDS encoding DJ-1/PfpI family protein, translated as MRRLWRAVVVVSLLCFGFVGVSWGMDFDSFLQEAQKTGVTIEKIDEVIAWTGEYGGKMKPNGPLAGKKIGILVGCDFSDWQAYYFANFVGEFGGIPQFILSNNHLWKVSRALFGSGEPVEPTGRWGLTCTAGFSGLGINGSRVITPAVLQPGKGHVASLPVANPEDYDALIIIGGWSGDIMYADDVAINFVKAVVDRGIPVAAIGEGILPLIKVGAVNGKKVTGNRVVDYMLKRVADFRNEPVVVDGNLITGRDTVDAPAVLRALCKVFDPNFVDIHKNILKGKKVMVMVADDFEDIELCSPALEFMYRGAELVVGLFKPYIQSRPPLVGLDVRIGNFGVSIPFQEIPDSYYKIIKAEDLKMSDFDLLWIPGAMNPLHIAALHRDFLKDAYNAGKIVAVICHGPIPAAAADLVAGRSVAGWLACTSSIELCGGKFMPDWAAAIDGRLVSGRTPPEVPEFVDACTAALLRK; from the coding sequence ATGAGGCGGTTATGGAGAGCAGTAGTGGTGGTGAGTTTGTTGTGCTTTGGTTTTGTCGGAGTGAGCTGGGGTATGGATTTCGATTCTTTCCTTCAGGAAGCTCAAAAAACGGGGGTTACCATTGAAAAGATCGATGAAGTAATTGCCTGGACAGGGGAATACGGTGGTAAGATGAAACCCAATGGGCCTCTGGCGGGCAAAAAAATAGGCATTCTGGTGGGTTGTGATTTTAGCGATTGGCAAGCTTACTACTTTGCCAATTTTGTAGGCGAGTTCGGAGGAATTCCACAGTTTATACTTTCTAATAACCATCTCTGGAAGGTATCCCGTGCACTCTTTGGTTCTGGTGAACCAGTTGAGCCTACTGGTAGATGGGGCCTTACCTGTACTGCTGGTTTCAGTGGATTGGGCATAAACGGCAGTAGGGTAATAACTCCTGCGGTTCTTCAGCCAGGTAAAGGTCATGTAGCCAGTCTCCCTGTGGCTAACCCCGAAGACTACGATGCCTTGATCATAATAGGTGGTTGGTCTGGCGACATAATGTATGCTGATGATGTGGCAATTAATTTCGTGAAAGCTGTGGTTGACAGGGGAATTCCTGTAGCAGCTATTGGAGAGGGAATTTTACCTTTAATCAAGGTAGGAGCTGTAAACGGGAAAAAAGTCACCGGTAATAGGGTGGTAGACTACATGCTAAAAAGAGTAGCTGATTTCAGGAATGAACCTGTAGTGGTTGATGGAAACTTAATTACTGGTAGAGACACAGTCGATGCTCCTGCTGTTTTGAGGGCTCTGTGCAAAGTTTTTGATCCTAACTTTGTAGATATCCACAAGAATATCCTTAAAGGAAAGAAAGTTATGGTTATGGTAGCAGATGACTTCGAAGATATAGAGCTTTGCTCGCCGGCCCTTGAATTCATGTATCGTGGAGCGGAACTTGTTGTTGGCCTGTTCAAGCCCTATATCCAGTCTCGGCCACCACTGGTGGGTCTGGATGTTAGGATTGGGAACTTTGGAGTGAGCATTCCTTTCCAGGAGATACCCGATAGCTATTACAAGATTATAAAAGCAGAAGACCTCAAAATGAGCGATTTTGATCTTCTCTGGATACCTGGAGCTATGAATCCGTTGCATATTGCTGCACTGCATCGTGACTTTCTCAAGGATGCCTATAATGCAGGCAAAATCGTAGCTGTTATCTGTCACGGACCTATACCGGCAGCGGCAGCAGATCTGGTAGCAGGCAGGTCGGTCGCAGGTTGGTTAGCCTGTACCAGCTCTATTGAACTGTGTGGTGGTAAGTTCATGCCTGATTGGGCTGCAGCCATTGATGGACGGTTGGTAAGTGGTCGTACTCCTCCAGAGGTGCCGGAGTTTGTTGATGCCTGCACCGCAGCATTGCTCAGAAAATAA
- a CDS encoding archease: protein MKKFEIIDHTADIGLIAWGRSMEELFANAALGMFHIIADLRGFESPKKDFESEVNLEAGDYEELLVNWLNELLYLFEVEKVLLNHFTVESVGRYFVRARVAGNRINPKEHRILRDVKACTYHQAKVEEVRPGLFRAQVYFDL from the coding sequence GTGAAGAAATTTGAAATCATAGACCATACTGCCGATATCGGCCTGATTGCCTGGGGAAGAAGTATGGAGGAGCTCTTCGCCAATGCTGCTTTGGGAATGTTCCATATTATTGCCGATTTGAGGGGTTTTGAAAGCCCGAAAAAGGATTTTGAGAGCGAGGTGAACCTGGAAGCAGGTGATTACGAAGAGCTTCTCGTCAACTGGCTGAATGAGTTGCTTTATCTTTTTGAAGTGGAAAAGGTTTTGCTGAATCATTTTACTGTTGAAAGTGTGGGTCGGTACTTTGTCAGAGCCAGAGTTGCTGGTAACCGCATCAACCCTAAGGAGCATCGTATTCTGAGAGACGTGAAAGCATGTACATATCACCAGGCAAAAGTTGAAGAGGTGCGACCAGGCCTTTTTAGAGCACAGGTTTATTTTGACCTTTAG
- a CDS encoding class I SAM-dependent methyltransferase: MYAIDRSRDALKKLEGELSKLKNVNFSLIETDVISGLPIGDGEVDFAFMSNVFHDIVAEGKTQKLLKELVRVTREKGIIVIIEFKNRESPFGPPLSMRLSPEKVGELLETWGFEKEDYLDVGEYHYLLTFGK; this comes from the coding sequence GTGTACGCAATAGATCGCTCCAGAGACGCTCTGAAAAAGCTTGAGGGAGAACTTTCGAAACTAAAAAATGTGAACTTTTCTCTAATAGAGACAGATGTAATCTCAGGCTTACCAATTGGTGATGGTGAAGTTGACTTTGCCTTTATGTCCAATGTTTTTCACGACATAGTCGCTGAAGGGAAAACCCAGAAGTTACTGAAAGAACTTGTACGAGTTACCAGAGAAAAAGGAATTATTGTTATAATTGAATTTAAAAACAGGGAAAGTCCCTTCGGACCCCCACTTTCTATGAGGCTCTCTCCCGAAAAAGTGGGAGAATTGCTGGAAACTTGGGGATTTGAGAAAGAAGATTATCTGGATGTTGGAGAATATCATTATTTGTTGACCTTTGGAAAATAA
- a CDS encoding lactate racemase domain-containing protein yields MQYGIPQCILMEEVKTMYLEKIKKELFDYLVSDGYQKKKVLMVIPDTTRTAPVGKLVRIVKEVCNQSGAHLDLMIALGTHQPLSRETVFRHLGVDNEREYLEVFGETRCFNHTWNDPSSLVELGSLSPALVSEVSNGLLEEEIKITINKKIFEYDHLMILGPVFPHEIAGFSGGSKYFFPGISGPEMIDHTHWLGALITNLNIIGKANNPVRSILDMGASLVPIPVTNIAFVVHQNKIAGIFVGELRETWRKAVALSEKLHVVYKPHPYRKVIACAPKMYEDLWTGGKCMYKCEPVVEDGGELVIYAPHITSLSYTHGHILEEIGYHVRDYYLQNMEQYKEYPRAVLAVSTLIKGQGTYQNGIERPRIKVILATGIPPEVCEKVGLGYINPESINLSEYENKEDEGILLVPKAGETLYRLAE; encoded by the coding sequence ATGCAATATGGTATACCACAGTGCATACTGATGGAAGAGGTCAAGACTATGTATCTGGAAAAAATCAAGAAGGAACTTTTTGACTATTTGGTTTCAGATGGTTATCAGAAGAAAAAAGTTTTGATGGTTATCCCCGACACTACCCGCACTGCTCCGGTGGGTAAACTGGTTAGAATTGTCAAAGAAGTGTGCAATCAAAGCGGGGCGCATCTTGATTTGATGATTGCTCTGGGTACCCATCAGCCGCTTTCCAGAGAAACAGTGTTTAGGCACCTTGGAGTGGATAATGAAAGAGAATACCTTGAAGTTTTTGGTGAAACTCGCTGTTTTAACCACACCTGGAATGACCCTTCCTCTCTGGTAGAGCTTGGTTCTTTGTCTCCAGCTCTAGTTAGCGAAGTTAGTAATGGATTGTTAGAAGAAGAAATAAAGATTACCATAAATAAGAAAATATTTGAGTATGACCACTTGATGATTCTTGGCCCGGTTTTTCCTCACGAAATTGCTGGTTTCTCGGGGGGAAGCAAATATTTCTTTCCTGGGATTTCTGGACCAGAAATGATAGATCATACCCACTGGTTGGGAGCTTTAATCACTAATTTGAACATTATTGGCAAGGCCAACAATCCTGTACGTTCCATTCTTGATATGGGGGCTTCGCTGGTTCCTATTCCGGTTACCAACATAGCCTTCGTGGTCCACCAAAATAAGATTGCAGGTATTTTTGTGGGTGAACTGCGAGAAACCTGGCGTAAGGCGGTTGCGCTTTCTGAGAAGTTACACGTCGTTTATAAGCCTCATCCTTATCGCAAAGTGATTGCCTGTGCTCCCAAAATGTATGAAGACCTTTGGACAGGCGGGAAATGCATGTATAAGTGTGAGCCGGTAGTGGAAGACGGGGGAGAACTCGTTATCTATGCACCTCATATTACTTCTCTTTCCTACACGCATGGTCATATCCTTGAAGAAATAGGGTACCATGTTCGTGACTACTACTTGCAAAATATGGAGCAATACAAAGAATATCCCAGAGCGGTCCTTGCGGTATCCACTCTTATTAAGGGACAGGGTACTTATCAGAATGGGATTGAACGACCTCGTATTAAAGTGATTCTGGCTACCGGGATACCACCTGAAGTTTGTGAGAAGGTAGGTTTAGGTTATATCAATCCTGAAAGCATCAATCTATCTGAGTATGAGAACAAAGAAGACGAAGGTATTTTGCTGGTTCCTAAAGCAGGAGAGACATTGTATCGACTGGCAGAATAA